From Paraburkholderia sabiae, a single genomic window includes:
- a CDS encoding methylglyoxal synthase, producing the protein MTTRVALIAHDHKKDDIVKLAGEYADTLARCELLATGTTGGRISDAHGLKVERMLSGPHGGDLQIGAQLAEGRVDMVIFLRDPMTPQPHEPDINALVRACDVHNVPCATNISTARMILDVLTLRLSQQV; encoded by the coding sequence ATGACAACACGCGTCGCGCTGATCGCGCACGATCACAAGAAGGACGACATCGTCAAACTGGCGGGCGAGTACGCGGATACGCTCGCGCGCTGCGAACTGCTCGCGACGGGCACGACGGGCGGCCGTATCAGCGATGCGCACGGGCTGAAGGTCGAGCGGATGCTGTCGGGCCCGCACGGCGGCGACCTGCAGATCGGCGCGCAACTGGCGGAAGGCCGCGTCGACATGGTGATTTTCCTGCGCGACCCGATGACGCCGCAGCCGCATGAACCTGACATCAACGCGCTCGTGCGCGCGTGCGACGTCCACAACGTGCCGTGCGCGACGAACATCTCGACGGCGCGGATGATCCTCGATGTGCTGACGCTGCGTCTGTCGCAGCAGGTCTGA
- a CDS encoding SDR family oxidoreductase, with amino-acid sequence MDLGIAGKTALVCAASKGLGRGCAEALAAEGVNVTIVARTAETLEATASAIRAKTGVDVKAVACDITTPEGRTAALAVCPQPDILVNNAGGPPPGDFRNFTHDDWIRALEANMLTPIELIRATIDGMIARGFGRVVNITSSSVKAPIDVLGLSNGARSGLTGFVAGVARKVAPDGVTINNLLPGIFDTDRIAVTFDAAAKSQNISVDDARKQRMATIPARRFGTPDEFGRACAFLCSVHAGYITGQNWLIDGGAYPGTY; translated from the coding sequence ATGGATCTGGGCATCGCAGGAAAAACCGCGCTGGTCTGCGCGGCAAGCAAGGGACTGGGGCGCGGCTGCGCCGAGGCGCTGGCGGCCGAAGGCGTGAATGTGACGATCGTCGCGCGAACGGCCGAGACGCTCGAAGCGACGGCGTCGGCGATCCGCGCGAAAACGGGCGTCGACGTGAAGGCCGTGGCCTGCGATATCACCACGCCCGAAGGCCGTACGGCGGCGCTCGCCGTCTGCCCGCAGCCGGATATCCTCGTCAACAACGCGGGCGGTCCGCCGCCCGGCGACTTCCGCAACTTCACGCACGACGACTGGATCCGCGCGCTCGAAGCGAACATGCTCACGCCCATCGAACTGATCCGCGCGACGATCGACGGGATGATCGCGCGCGGCTTCGGGCGCGTGGTGAACATCACGAGTTCGTCGGTGAAAGCGCCCATCGACGTGCTCGGCCTGTCGAACGGCGCGCGCTCGGGGCTGACGGGCTTCGTCGCGGGCGTCGCGCGCAAGGTCGCGCCCGATGGCGTGACGATCAACAACCTGCTGCCGGGCATCTTCGATACGGACCGCATCGCCGTGACCTTCGATGCCGCGGCGAAATCGCAGAACATTTCGGTCGATGATGCGCGCAAGCAGCGCATGGCGACGATTCCCGCGCGCCGCTTCGGTACGCCCGACGAGTTCGGCCGCGCCTGCGCCTTCCTGTGCAGCGTGCACGCCGGCTATATCACGGGGCAGAACTGGCTGATCGACGGCGGCGCTTATCCGGGCACGTATTGA
- the upp gene encoding uracil phosphoribosyltransferase — translation MTQDSRFPNLFILDHPLIQHKLSHMRDRDTSTRTFRELLREITLLMGYEITRNLPMTTRRVSTPLVDIDAPVIAGKKLAIVPVLRAGIGMSDGLLELIPSARVGHIGVYRDDDHRPVEYLVRLPDLEDRIFILCDPMVATGYSAVHAIDVLKRRGVAGENISFLALVAAPEGVQVFQDAHPDVKLYVASLDTRLNEHAYIIPGLGDAGDRLFGTKN, via the coding sequence ATGACTCAGGACAGCCGTTTTCCCAATCTTTTCATCCTCGATCACCCGCTGATCCAGCACAAGCTGTCGCACATGCGCGACCGCGACACGTCCACGCGGACGTTCCGTGAGCTGCTGCGCGAGATCACGCTGCTGATGGGCTACGAAATCACCCGCAATCTACCGATGACGACGCGTCGCGTGAGCACGCCGCTCGTCGATATCGATGCGCCCGTGATCGCCGGCAAGAAGCTCGCGATCGTGCCCGTGCTGCGCGCGGGCATCGGCATGTCGGATGGATTGCTCGAGCTGATTCCGTCGGCGCGCGTCGGCCATATCGGCGTGTATCGCGACGACGATCATCGGCCTGTCGAGTATCTCGTGCGTCTGCCCGATCTCGAGGACCGGATTTTCATTCTGTGCGATCCGATGGTCGCGACGGGCTATTCGGCCGTGCATGCGATCGACGTGCTCAAGCGTCGCGGTGTCGCCGGCGAGAATATTTCGTTCCTCGCGCTGGTGGCGGCGCCTGAGGGTGTGCAGGTGTTCCAGGATGCGCATCCTGATGTGAAGCTTTATGTGGCTTCGCTCGATACCCGGCTCAATGAGCATGCTTACATTATTCCTGGGCTTGGGGATGCGGGGGATCGGTTGTTCGGGACCAAGAATTAG
- a CDS encoding YebC/PmpR family DNA-binding transcriptional regulator: MAGHSKWANIKHKKAAADAKKGKVWTRLIKEIQVAARMGGGEIDSNPRLRLAVDKAYDANMPKDNINRAIQRGVGGVDGANYEEIRYEGYGIGGAAVIVDTMTDNRTRTVAEVRHAFSKFGGNMGTDGSVSFMFDHVGQFLFAPGTPEDKLMEAALEAGADDVVTNEDGSIEVICPPNDFPKVKAALEAASFKAELAEVTMKPQTEVEFTGDDAVKMQKLLDALENLDDVQEVYTNAAIADE; this comes from the coding sequence ATGGCGGGTCATTCGAAATGGGCCAACATCAAGCATAAGAAAGCAGCGGCCGATGCCAAGAAGGGCAAGGTCTGGACGCGGCTCATCAAGGAAATCCAGGTCGCGGCCCGCATGGGCGGCGGCGAAATCGACTCGAACCCGCGTCTGCGGCTCGCTGTCGACAAGGCGTATGACGCCAACATGCCGAAGGACAACATCAACCGCGCGATCCAGCGCGGCGTCGGCGGCGTCGACGGCGCGAACTACGAGGAAATCCGCTACGAAGGCTATGGCATCGGCGGCGCGGCCGTCATCGTCGATACGATGACGGACAACCGCACGCGCACCGTCGCGGAAGTGCGCCACGCGTTCTCGAAGTTCGGCGGCAATATGGGCACGGACGGCTCGGTGTCGTTCATGTTCGATCACGTTGGCCAGTTCCTGTTCGCACCCGGCACGCCCGAAGACAAGCTGATGGAAGCCGCACTCGAAGCAGGCGCCGACGACGTCGTCACGAACGAAGACGGCAGCATCGAAGTGATCTGCCCGCCGAACGATTTCCCGAAGGTCAAGGCCGCGCTCGAAGCTGCAAGCTTCAAGGCGGAACTCGCCGAAGTGACGATGAAGCCCCAGACGGAAGTCGAATTCACGGGCGACGACGCCGTCAAGATGCAAAAGCTGCTCGACGCGCTGGAAAATCTGGACGACGTGCAAGAGGTCTATACGAACGCGGCCATCGCCGACGAGTGA
- the purD gene encoding phosphoribosylamine--glycine ligase produces MKLLVVGSGGREHALAWKLAQSPRVQLVYVAPGNGGTAQDDRLRNIDITDPNALADFVEKEQIAFTLVGPEQPLAAGIVNIFRARGMKIFGPSKEAAQLESSKDFAKAFMKRHAIPTAEYETFSDVAAAHAYIDAKGAPIVIKADGLAAGKGVVVALTLEEAHHAVDMMLSDNKLGDAGARVVIEEFLAGEEASFIVMVDGKNVLALASSQDHKRLLDGDQGPNTGGMGAYSPAPIVTPQLHARVMREIILPTVRGMEKEGIRFTGFLYAGLMIDAQGNPKTLEFNCRMGDPETQPIMARLKGDFSKVVEQAIAGTLDTVELEWDRRTALGVVLAAHNYPEAPRKGDFISGIPPETADAVTFHAGTTLADGKLTTSGGRVLCVVGLADSVRSAQSVAYEAINHISFDGMQYRRDIGYRAANRKHG; encoded by the coding sequence ATGAAGTTACTCGTCGTCGGTTCCGGCGGTCGCGAACATGCGCTCGCGTGGAAACTCGCGCAGTCGCCGCGCGTGCAGCTCGTCTATGTCGCGCCGGGCAACGGCGGCACCGCGCAGGACGACCGTCTGCGCAACATCGACATCACCGATCCGAACGCACTCGCCGACTTCGTCGAGAAAGAACAGATCGCGTTCACGCTGGTCGGCCCGGAACAGCCGCTGGCGGCGGGCATCGTCAATATTTTCCGCGCACGCGGCATGAAGATTTTTGGGCCGTCGAAGGAAGCGGCGCAGCTCGAAAGCTCGAAGGACTTTGCGAAGGCGTTCATGAAGCGCCACGCCATTCCCACGGCCGAGTACGAGACTTTCTCCGACGTCGCAGCAGCACACGCGTACATCGATGCAAAAGGCGCGCCCATCGTCATCAAGGCGGACGGCCTCGCAGCCGGCAAGGGCGTGGTCGTCGCGCTGACGCTCGAAGAAGCGCACCACGCCGTCGACATGATGCTGTCGGACAACAAGCTCGGCGATGCCGGCGCGCGCGTCGTGATCGAAGAGTTCCTGGCGGGCGAAGAAGCCAGCTTCATCGTGATGGTCGACGGCAAGAACGTGCTGGCGCTGGCATCGAGCCAGGATCACAAGCGTCTGCTCGACGGCGATCAGGGCCCGAACACGGGCGGCATGGGCGCCTACTCGCCCGCACCTATCGTCACGCCGCAGTTGCACGCACGCGTAATGCGCGAAATCATCCTGCCGACGGTGCGCGGCATGGAGAAAGAAGGCATCCGCTTCACAGGCTTCCTGTACGCCGGTCTGATGATCGACGCGCAAGGCAACCCGAAGACGCTCGAATTCAATTGCCGGATGGGTGACCCCGAAACGCAGCCGATCATGGCTCGCCTGAAGGGCGATTTCTCGAAGGTCGTCGAGCAGGCGATCGCGGGCACGCTGGACACGGTTGAACTGGAATGGGACCGCCGCACCGCGCTCGGCGTGGTGCTGGCCGCGCACAACTATCCCGAAGCGCCGCGCAAGGGCGATTTCATCAGCGGCATTCCGCCCGAAACAGCCGACGCCGTCACGTTCCACGCGGGCACGACGCTCGCGGATGGCAAGCTGACGACGTCGGGCGGACGCGTGCTGTGCGTCGTCGGCCTGGCGGATTCGGTGCGCAGCGCGCAGTCGGTCGCTTACGAGGCGATCAACCACATTTCGTTCGACGGCATGCAGTATCGCCGCGATATCGGTTATCGCGCGGCCAATCGCAAGCACGGCTAA
- the hemF gene encoding oxygen-dependent coproporphyrinogen oxidase gives MTDSIHDAHDTQTVRTWMQGLQTRIADALGAFDGTPLATDSWQRKPGEKLRGGGCTRILEDGAFFERAGIGFSDVQGDALPGSASALRPQLAGRGFEAMGVSLVLHPRNPYCPTVHMNVRLLVATKAGEAPVFWFGGGMDLTPYYGFEEDAQHFHRVCRDALQPYGDDLYPRFKRWCDDYFFLKHRNEPRGIGGIFFDDFAEPGFDKSFAMVKSVGDSFLDAYLPIIEKRRDMPYGEAQRDFQAYRRGRYVEFNLVFDRGTLFGLQSGGRTESILMSMPPVVNWRYNWQPEPGTPEARLYSDFLVQREWV, from the coding sequence ATGACCGATTCGATTCACGACGCTCACGACACCCAGACCGTCCGCACCTGGATGCAAGGCTTGCAGACGCGGATCGCCGACGCGCTCGGTGCATTCGACGGCACGCCGCTCGCCACCGACAGCTGGCAGCGCAAGCCCGGCGAGAAGCTGCGCGGCGGCGGCTGCACGCGCATTCTGGAAGATGGTGCATTCTTCGAGCGCGCGGGCATCGGCTTCTCGGACGTGCAAGGCGACGCGCTGCCCGGCTCGGCGAGCGCGCTGCGTCCGCAACTGGCGGGGCGCGGGTTCGAAGCGATGGGCGTGTCGCTGGTGCTGCATCCGCGCAACCCGTACTGCCCGACCGTGCACATGAACGTGCGCCTCCTCGTCGCCACGAAAGCGGGCGAAGCGCCCGTGTTCTGGTTCGGTGGCGGCATGGATCTGACGCCCTATTACGGCTTCGAGGAAGACGCGCAGCATTTCCACCGCGTCTGCCGCGACGCGCTGCAACCGTACGGTGACGACCTCTATCCGCGCTTCAAGCGCTGGTGTGACGACTACTTCTTCCTGAAGCATCGGAACGAACCGCGCGGCATCGGCGGGATTTTCTTCGACGATTTCGCCGAGCCCGGCTTCGATAAATCGTTCGCGATGGTCAAGAGCGTCGGCGATTCGTTCCTGGATGCGTATCTGCCCATCATCGAAAAACGCCGCGACATGCCGTACGGCGAAGCCCAGCGTGACTTTCAGGCTTACCGGCGAGGCCGCTACGTCGAATTCAACCTCGTCTTCGACCGTGGCACACTGTTCGGGCTGCAAAGCGGCGGGCGCACGGAATCGATCCTGATGTCGATGCCGCCCGTCGTGAACTGGCGCTACAACTGGCAGCCCGAGCCGGGCACGCCGGAAGCGCGCCTGTACAGCGACTTTCTCGTGCAGCGCGAGTGGGTCTGA
- a CDS encoding nicotinate-nucleotide adenylyltransferase, with the protein MNPTVQSAAVKQALRRRIGILGGTFDPIHDGHLALARRFADALALTELVLMPAGQPWQKADVSAATHRLAMARAAAASLTLPGVTVSVATDEIEHDGPTYTVETLRRWREREGADVSISLLIGADQLVRLGTWRDWQQLFDYAHVAAATRPGFDVSAVPPVVAATIAQRAADADTLQATPAGHLLIDTSLAFDVSATDIRAHLRTSLENAAASGNGQAAQNHVPTAVWDYIVQHHLYHR; encoded by the coding sequence CTGAATCCGACCGTTCAATCCGCCGCTGTGAAACAGGCATTGCGCCGCCGTATCGGCATACTCGGCGGCACGTTCGACCCGATCCACGACGGTCATCTCGCGCTCGCGCGGCGTTTCGCCGATGCGCTCGCTCTGACCGAACTCGTGCTGATGCCGGCCGGCCAGCCGTGGCAGAAAGCGGATGTATCGGCGGCCACGCACCGGCTCGCGATGGCCCGCGCCGCCGCTGCGTCGCTGACGCTGCCAGGAGTGACGGTCAGCGTCGCCACGGATGAAATCGAGCACGACGGCCCCACGTACACTGTCGAAACGCTGCGGCGCTGGCGCGAACGCGAAGGTGCGGACGTGTCGATCTCGCTGCTGATCGGCGCGGACCAACTGGTTCGGCTCGGTACCTGGCGCGACTGGCAGCAACTGTTCGACTACGCGCATGTCGCCGCGGCAACGCGTCCGGGCTTCGACGTGTCGGCCGTGCCGCCCGTCGTCGCGGCGACGATCGCGCAACGCGCGGCTGACGCCGACACGCTGCAGGCAACGCCGGCCGGGCATCTGCTGATCGATACGTCGCTCGCATTCGATGTGTCGGCCACCGATATTCGCGCGCATCTGCGCACGTCGCTCGAAAACGCGGCAGCGTCGGGCAACGGTCAAGCTGCACAGAATCATGTCCCCACGGCCGTGTGGGACTATATTGTTCAACATCATCTGTACCATCGGTAA
- the rsfS gene encoding ribosome silencing factor, whose protein sequence is MDIRKLQRAIVDALEDVKAQDIRVFNTSHLTELFDRVVVASGTSNRQTKALASSVREKVKEAGGDIVSTEGEDIGEWVLVDCGDAVVHILQPALRQYYNLEEIWGDKPVRVKLSTPNPFGGARPSEPLDDEDEEEEAPVARPARKAPARRRS, encoded by the coding sequence ATGGATATACGCAAGCTGCAACGTGCCATCGTCGACGCACTCGAAGACGTCAAGGCGCAAGACATCCGGGTGTTCAACACCAGCCACCTCACTGAACTGTTCGACCGCGTAGTCGTCGCGAGCGGCACGTCGAACCGCCAGACCAAGGCGCTCGCCTCCAGCGTGCGCGAGAAGGTCAAGGAAGCAGGCGGCGACATCGTCAGCACGGAAGGCGAAGACATCGGCGAATGGGTTCTGGTGGATTGCGGCGACGCCGTCGTGCACATCCTGCAACCGGCGCTGCGCCAGTACTACAACCTCGAAGAGATCTGGGGCGACAAGCCGGTTCGCGTGAAGCTGTCGACGCCGAACCCGTTCGGCGGCGCCCGTCCGTCCGAGCCGCTCGACGACGAAGACGAGGAAGAAGAAGCCCCCGTCGCACGTCCGGCGCGCAAGGCACCGGCTCGCCGCCGCTCGTGA
- the rlmH gene encoding 23S rRNA (pseudouridine(1915)-N(3))-methyltransferase RlmH, which produces MKLHILAVGHKMPDWIATGFDEYAKRMPPELRIELREIKPEQRSSGRSAESVMAAERQKIEAALPKNARIVALDERGKDWTTMQLANALPTWQQDGRDVAFLIGGADGLDPDLKARADMLLRVSSLTLPHAMVRVLLAEQLYRAWTITQNHPYHRV; this is translated from the coding sequence ATGAAACTGCATATCCTCGCGGTCGGCCACAAGATGCCGGACTGGATCGCCACGGGCTTCGATGAATACGCGAAGCGCATGCCGCCCGAGCTGCGCATCGAACTGCGTGAAATCAAGCCCGAACAACGGTCGTCGGGCCGTTCCGCCGAAAGCGTGATGGCCGCCGAGCGGCAGAAGATCGAAGCGGCGTTGCCGAAGAACGCGCGCATCGTCGCGCTCGACGAACGCGGCAAGGACTGGACCACGATGCAGCTCGCGAACGCGCTGCCCACGTGGCAACAGGACGGACGCGACGTCGCGTTTCTGATTGGCGGCGCCGATGGACTGGACCCCGATCTGAAAGCGCGTGCCGACATGCTGCTGCGCGTGTCGAGCCTCACGTTGCCGCACGCGATGGTCCGCGTACTGCTTGCCGAACAGCTGTATCGCGCGTGGACCATCACGCAGAACCATCCGTATCATCGGGTCTGA
- a CDS encoding Maf family protein, which produces MSIQSAAFPFVYLASQSPRRQELLTQLGVRFELLLPRPDEDAEALEAELPGERAHDYVMRVCVAKAHAARERLVAGGHANAPVLVADTTVTIDDAILGKPIDADDAVAMLTRLAGRDHEVLTAVAVVDAQGELLAPVLSVSRVRFAAAQSDVLRRYAASGEPLGKAGAYGIQGRAAEFIEHIDGSYSGIMGLPLFETAALLRAARIDF; this is translated from the coding sequence ATGTCGATTCAGAGTGCCGCTTTTCCGTTCGTCTATCTCGCTTCGCAGAGCCCGCGCCGTCAGGAACTGTTGACGCAGCTGGGCGTGCGCTTCGAACTGCTGTTACCGCGTCCCGATGAAGACGCCGAAGCGCTCGAAGCCGAACTGCCCGGCGAGCGTGCGCACGACTACGTGATGCGCGTGTGCGTCGCGAAGGCCCATGCGGCGCGCGAGCGGCTCGTTGCAGGCGGTCACGCGAATGCGCCCGTTCTGGTTGCCGATACAACCGTCACGATCGACGATGCGATCCTCGGCAAGCCGATCGATGCCGACGACGCCGTCGCGATGCTCACGCGTCTTGCCGGCCGCGATCACGAAGTGCTGACAGCCGTGGCCGTCGTCGATGCACAAGGCGAATTGCTCGCGCCTGTGCTATCGGTTTCACGCGTACGTTTTGCTGCAGCGCAAAGCGATGTGCTGCGTCGTTATGCAGCAAGCGGCGAGCCGCTCGGAAAGGCAGGGGCGTATGGCATTCAGGGGCGCGCGGCGGAGTTCATCGAGCATATCGACGGGTCCTATTCAGGTATCATGGGTTTGCCATTGTTTGAAACCGCTGCCCTTCTACGTGCGGCGCGCATCGACTTCTAA
- the rng gene encoding ribonuclease G — MNEEILINVTPQETRVALVQQGAVQELHVERTLSRGRVGNVYLGKVVRVLPGMQSAFIDIGLERAAFLHVADIWHPRLAGEPQQQVPHQPIEKIVFEGQSLMVQVVKDPIGTKGARLSTQVSIAGRTLVYLPQEPHIGISQKIESEAEREAVRARLTSVLPVDEKGGYIVRTIAEDATSEELAADVAYLRKTWATILSQAQRMPPTSLLYQDLNLAQRVLRDFVNDETTRIQVDSRETFQMLTEFAAEFTPAVSSKLHHYTGERPLFDLYNIETEIQRALSRRVDLKSGGYLVIDQTEAMTTIDVNTGGYVGARNFDDTIFKTNLEAAHTIARQLRLRNLGGVIIIDFIDMENAEHRDQVLGELKKALARDRTRVTVNGFSQLGLVEMTRKRTRESLAHVLCEPCPVCQGKGQVKTARTVCYDVLREILRESRQFNPREFRVVASQQVIDLFLEEESQHLAMLIDFIGKPVSLQVESNLSQEQYDIVLM; from the coding sequence ATGAACGAAGAAATCCTGATTAACGTTACGCCGCAGGAGACGCGCGTAGCGTTGGTCCAGCAGGGCGCGGTACAGGAGCTTCACGTCGAACGCACGCTGTCGCGCGGGCGGGTCGGCAATGTCTACCTCGGCAAGGTCGTGCGCGTGCTGCCGGGCATGCAGTCCGCGTTCATCGATATCGGTCTGGAACGTGCTGCGTTTCTGCACGTTGCCGACATCTGGCATCCGCGGCTCGCGGGCGAACCGCAGCAGCAGGTGCCGCATCAGCCCATCGAGAAAATCGTCTTCGAAGGGCAATCCTTGATGGTGCAGGTCGTCAAGGATCCCATCGGCACGAAGGGCGCGCGTCTGTCGACGCAGGTGAGCATTGCCGGGCGCACGCTCGTCTATCTGCCGCAGGAACCGCATATCGGCATTTCGCAGAAGATCGAAAGCGAGGCCGAGCGCGAAGCCGTGCGCGCGCGGCTCACGTCGGTGTTGCCTGTCGACGAGAAAGGCGGCTACATCGTGCGCACCATCGCCGAAGACGCGACGAGCGAAGAACTGGCCGCCGACGTCGCGTATCTGCGCAAAACATGGGCGACGATACTCTCGCAGGCCCAACGCATGCCGCCGACGAGCCTGCTCTATCAGGATCTGAACCTTGCGCAGCGCGTGCTGCGCGACTTCGTCAACGACGAGACCACGCGCATCCAGGTCGATTCGCGCGAGACGTTCCAGATGCTCACGGAGTTCGCCGCCGAGTTCACGCCCGCTGTGTCGTCGAAGCTGCATCACTACACGGGCGAGCGTCCCCTTTTCGATCTGTACAACATCGAGACGGAAATCCAGCGTGCGCTATCGCGGCGCGTCGATCTGAAGTCGGGCGGCTATCTGGTGATCGACCAGACGGAAGCGATGACGACCATCGACGTGAACACGGGCGGCTATGTCGGCGCGCGCAATTTCGACGATACGATCTTCAAGACCAATCTCGAAGCAGCGCATACGATCGCGCGGCAATTGCGGCTGCGCAATCTGGGCGGCGTGATCATCATCGACTTCATCGACATGGAGAACGCTGAGCATCGCGATCAGGTGCTTGGCGAATTGAAGAAAGCCCTGGCGCGCGACCGGACGCGTGTGACGGTCAACGGGTTCTCGCAACTGGGGCTCGTCGAGATGACGAGAAAGCGCACGCGCGAGTCGCTCGCGCATGTGCTGTGCGAGCCCTGCCCGGTTTGTCAGGGCAAGGGTCAGGTGAAGACGGCGCGGACCGTCTGCTATGACGTGCTGCGCGAAATTCTCCGAGAGTCGCGTCAGTTCAATCCGCGCGAGTTTCGCGTAGTCGCTTCGCAGCAGGTCATCGATCTGTTTCTGGAGGAAGAATCCCAGCATCTGGCCATGCTGATCGATTTCATCGGCAAGCCGGTGTCCTTGCAGGTCGAGTCGAATTTGAGCCAGGAGCAATACGATATCGTTCTGATGTAA
- a CDS encoding O-antigen ligase family protein: MQHARTDSYPLILARTFALVALFAIPLSTAGVNIAATLFAVCALLSPEVWRNWRAIFTDRVSVAALMLAAVLTLSLAWTSADRMHAFDFLTKYRKLIYLPLLMLTFRDCRTTAWTTVAKWALFGALTFALLLSCSNYFGWTSIGPWHSNTDPIRRAWVFKDHIAAGIMTALLFYLALNFAKHARSRAAKAALYVVALLAIVNVLLMMQGRTGQIIAILFIVIYVVTYFVSLRGMKPWVRWGSGVVLVAVAGSLVYAALHSHGSRLAETNQEISAYETSNKNTSMGVRIVFYRRSLELMAERPVIGHGVGTVQEEFDAFARNATGAAAATAGNPHNEFLLMGIQLGALGIALFVFFLVQIGRSALELREPARTIVLAYLFAFAIGCFANSLLLNFTEGNLFIFLVGIFLSCRKGTPSKADERAVR, from the coding sequence ATGCAACACGCCAGAACAGATTCGTATCCGTTGATCCTCGCGCGAACTTTCGCGCTCGTCGCCCTGTTTGCCATTCCGCTATCCACCGCCGGTGTCAACATCGCGGCGACGCTGTTTGCAGTGTGCGCGCTGCTGTCGCCTGAAGTGTGGCGCAACTGGCGCGCGATTTTCACGGACCGCGTGAGCGTGGCCGCGCTGATGCTTGCCGCCGTGCTCACGTTGAGCCTTGCGTGGACGTCGGCGGATCGCATGCATGCATTCGACTTCCTGACGAAGTACCGCAAGCTGATCTATCTGCCGCTGCTGATGCTGACGTTCAGAGATTGCCGTACGACGGCCTGGACGACCGTCGCGAAGTGGGCTCTGTTCGGGGCACTGACGTTTGCGCTGCTGCTGTCGTGTTCGAATTACTTCGGCTGGACGTCGATCGGCCCGTGGCACTCGAATACCGATCCCATCCGCCGGGCGTGGGTCTTCAAGGATCACATTGCGGCGGGCATCATGACGGCGCTGCTGTTCTATCTGGCGCTGAACTTCGCGAAACACGCGCGCTCGCGTGCGGCCAAGGCGGCGCTCTATGTCGTCGCGCTGCTCGCGATCGTCAATGTTCTGCTGATGATGCAGGGGCGTACGGGGCAGATCATCGCGATTCTCTTTATCGTGATCTATGTCGTGACGTACTTCGTGTCGCTGCGCGGCATGAAACCCTGGGTGCGATGGGGGAGTGGCGTCGTGCTGGTCGCCGTCGCGGGCAGCCTCGTCTACGCGGCGCTGCATTCGCACGGCTCGCGTCTCGCGGAAACGAATCAGGAAATCAGCGCGTACGAGACGTCGAACAAGAACACGTCGATGGGCGTGCGCATTGTGTTCTACCGGCGCAGTCTCGAACTGATGGCCGAGCGTCCCGTCATCGGTCATGGTGTAGGCACCGTGCAGGAAGAGTTCGATGCGTTCGCGCGTAACGCGACGGGCGCGGCCGCCGCGACGGCGGGTAATCCGCACAACGAATTCCTGCTGATGGGGATTCAACTGGGGGCGCTCGGTATTGCGCTGTTCGTGTTCTTCCTCGTGCAGATCGGACGCTCCGCGCTGGAGTTGCGCGAGCCGGCGCGCACGATTGTGCTCGCTTATCTGTTCGCCTTTGCGATCGGCTGCTTTGCGAATTCGCTGCTGCTGAACTTTACCGAGGGCAATCTGTTCATTTTCCTCGTTGGCATTTTCCTGAGTTGCCGCAAAGGTACGCCGTCGAAGGCGGACGAACGCGCGGTTCGCTAA